The proteins below are encoded in one region of Brassica napus cultivar Da-Ae chromosome A6, Da-Ae, whole genome shotgun sequence:
- the LOC106346596 gene encoding putative ABC transporter B family member 8, with the protein MASREKTESVSSKSSCNIHVIFRFADWIDIVLMVLGMVGAIGDGMSTNVALVFASKIMNSLGYGQHNHHTFKDEVQKCSLYFVYLGLAILGVAFMEGYCWSKTSERQVEKIRRTYLKAVLRQEVSFFESEDASISEIIHTISTDTSLIQQLLSEKVPIFLMHTSVFITGLVFAAYFSWRLTLVALPSLVLLLIPGLIYGKYLVYLSNKSYNEYAKANSIVEQALSSIKTILSFTAETQIIKSYSEILERHKKLGLKQGLAKGLAVGSTGISFTIWAFLAWYGSRLVMHKQETGGRIYAAGISFILSGLSLGTALTEIRYFSEASVAAARICRRIDRVPEIDGEDTTKGIIPNAKIEGRVEFEHVTFTYPSRPKSIILKDFTLRADAGRTVALMGASGSGKSTVIALLQRFYDPAEGFVRIDGFDIKTLQLKWMREQIGVVSQDHALFGTSIKENIMFGKDNASMDEVVSAAKAANADEFITQLPDGYETQIGDRGGLLSGGQKQRIAIARAIIRNPVILLLDEATSALDAESETLIQVSLDQVAAGRTTLVVAHKLSTVRGADLIAVLENGSVKEMGSHEDLMTKNNHYAKLINIQRQFSSQEHRQDLQDGSKTPEGRQYWSARNSFSRLSIRSTPDLIASPIPFESIHAAEPDDNLPSTSFTRLLPLVSPEWKSSLLGCISAATFGAIQPIYALNIGGMISAFFATSSKQMQDRIRIYSLIFISLTFISMTLNLIQHYSFAKMGERLMQRLRLRMLEKIFTFEPAWFDVEENSSGELCSRLSNEASTVKSIVSDRISLLVQTISGVLIAMVIGLLVAWKLALVMIAVQPLSVLCFYTKKVLLTSISRNYAYAQNRSSNIASEAVYNHKIVTSLGSTKKIIEIFDKAQDEARRKGKKAAWLAGFGMGSAQCLTFMTWALDFWYGGVLVEKGEISAGDVFKTFFVLVSTGKVIAEAGSMTSDLAKGSAAISSVFKILDRPSAQDNTNHGAKTEAIIGRIELKKVDFSYPNRPSIPVLQQFSLDIKPGTSIGLVGTSGCGKSTVIALIQRFYDVEKGCVKIDGVDLREIDIKWYRKHTALVSQEPVVYSGSIRENILLGRPEAAEDEVMEAAKAANAHDFISAMEDGYETECGERGVQLSGGQKQRLAIARAFLRNPVILLLDEVTSSLDSDSEQAVQEALARIMASRKMTTVVVAHRLNTLKKLDRIAVIADGTVVETGSYDRLKNMGGQFSRLLHAHDLKS; encoded by the exons atGGCGTCTCGAGAGAAAACCGAGTCAGTTTCATCTAAATCGAGTTGTAACATACATGTAATATTTCGGTTCGCAGATTGGATAGATATAGTTCTGATGGTACTTGGTATGGTGGGAGCCATTGGAGATGGCATGTCCACGAATGTGGCGTTAGTGTTCGCAAGCAAGATCATGAATAGCTTGGGCTACGGTCAACACAATCATCATACTTTCAAGGACGAGGTTCAGAAG TGCAGCTTATACTTTGTGTACTTGGGACTGGCTATCCTGGGAGTGGCATTTATGG AGGGGTATTGTTGGAGCAAAACAAGCGAGAGACAAGTTGAGAAGATTCGTCGAACATATCTTAAAGCTGTTCTCCGACAAGAAGTTTCTTTCTTTGAATCAGAAGATGcttccatttctgaaattattCACACGATTTCCACTGACACTTCTCTCATCCAACAACTTCTTAGTGAAAAG GTGCCCATATTCTTGATGCACACATCAGTTTTCATTACAGGCCTCGTGTTTGCGGCATACTTCTCATGGAGATTAACCCTAGTAGCCCTCCCATCACTTGTTCTTCTTCTAATCCCAGGGTTGATCTATGGCAAATACCTTGTTTATTTATCTAACAAATCCTACAATGAATACGCCAAAGCAAACTCAATCGTGGAACAAGCTCTAAGCTCCATCAAGACTATTCTATCATTCACGGCTGAGACTCAAATCATCAAGAGCTACTCAGAGATCTTGGAAAGACACAAAAAGCTTGGGCTAAAGCAAGGTCTGGCCAAAGGTTTAGCCGTGGGAAGCACAGGGATCTCTTTCACCATATGGGCTTTTCTGGCGTGGTACGGAAGCAGGTTGGTGATGCACAAACAAGAAACCGGTGGACGCATTTACGCAGCTGGTATCTCTTTCATCTTGAGTGGCCT TTCTCTAGGGACGGCACTTACTGAGATCAGATATTTCTCTGAGGCTTCAGTTGCAGCAGCTAGAATATGTAGAAGGATTGATAGAGTTCCAGAGATAGACGGTGAGGATACAACGAAAGGTATCATACCAAATGCAAAGATCGAGGGAAGAGTAGAGTTTGAGCATGTAACCTTTACATATCCTTCTCGTCCAAAATCCATAATACTCAAGGACTTCACTCTCAGAGCAGATGCTGGAAGAACCGTAGCTCTGATGGGAGCTAGTGGAAGTGGTAAGTCTACAGTGATCGCATTGCTGCAACGTTTCTATGATCCAGCAGAAGGGTTTGTGAGGATAGATGGGTTTGACATAAAGACTCTTCAGTTAAAATGGATGAGAGAACAAATTGGTGTTGTGAGTCAAGACCATGCTTTGTTTGGGACCTCCATCAAGGAAAATATTATGTTTGGGAAAGATAATGCATCGATGGATGAAGTCGTTTCAGCTGCGAAGGCTGCAAATGCGGATGAATTTATTACACAACTCCCAGATGGTTATGAGACACAG ATAGGTGATCGTGGGGGACTTTTATCAGGAGGTCAGAAGCAACGGATTGCAATTGCACGTGCGATCATTAGAAATCCAGTGATTTTACTTTTAGATGAAGCAACAAGTGCACTAGATGCAGAATCTGAAACACTGATTCAAGTTTCACTTGATCAAGTAGCCGCGGGACGAACCACGCTG GTGGTGGCCCATAAGCTTTCAACAGTTAGAGGAGCGGATCTCATTGCTGTGCTAGAAAACGGTTCCGTTAAAGAAATGGGTTCTCACGAAGATTTGATGACCAAGAACAACCATTATGCAAAACTCATAAACATTCAAAGACAATTCAGCAGCCAAGAACATCGACAAGATCTTCAAGATGGGTCCAAAACTCCTGAGGGAAGACAATACTGGTCAGCCAGGAACAGTTTCAGTAGGCTAAGCATAAGGTCTACACCTGATCTCATTGCTTCTCCTATCCCTTTCGAGAGCATTCACGCAGCAGAACCTGATGATAACCTCCCTTCCACTTCTTTCACTAGACTTCTTCCACTGGTCTCCCCAGAGTGGAAGTCTTCTCTCCTCGGCTGCATCTCAGCTGCAACATTTGGTGCAATCCAACCCATTTACGCCTTAAACATCGGCGGTATGATCTCTGCTTTTTTCGCCACAAGCTCAAAGCAAATGCAGGATAGGATCCGGATTTACTCCTTAATCTTTATCTCCCTCACTTTTATCTCCATGACCCTTAACCTCATTCAGCATTACAGCTTTGCCAAGATGGGTGAAAGGCTGATGCAAAGGCTTCGGTTGAGAATGCTTGAAAAAATTTTCACCTTTGAACCGGCCTGGTTTGATGTGGAAGAGAACTCTAGCGGTGAGCTTTGTTCAAGGCTTAGTAACGAAGCATCCACTGTGAAGTCCATAGTATCAGACAGAATCTCCTTGCTCGTCCAGACCATTTCAGGTGTCCTAATAGCCATGGTGATCGGTCTACTAGTTGCATGGAAACTCGCGTTGGTCATGATAGCTGTCCAGCCTCTCTCCGTCCTTTGCTTCTACACAAAGAAAGTTTTGCTCACCAGCATTTCCCGTAACTACGCCTATGCGCAAAACCGTAGCTCAAACATTGCATCAGAAGCTGTTTACAACCACAAGATTGTTACATCTTTAGGGTCAACGAAAAAGATCATAGAAATATTTGATAAGGCTCAAGATGAAGCGAGAAGAAAGGGTAAGAAGGCAGCATGGCTCGCAGGGTTTGGGATGGGATCGGCTCAGTGCCTAACCTTCATGACATGGGCGTTAGACTTTTGGTATGGAGGAGTGTTGGTTGAAAAGGGAGAGATCTCTGCCGGGGATGTTTTCAAGAcattctttgttttggttagtacCGGTAAGGTTATTGCGGAAGCAGGAAGCATGACTTCGGACCTTGCCAAGGGCTCAGCCGCCATATCTTCAGTCTTCAAAATACTTGACCGTCCTTCAGCTCAA GACAATACAAACCATGGAGCAAAGACTGAGGCAATAATCGGGAGAATAGAGCTAAAGAAGGTTGATTTCTCTTATCCAAACCGGCCTAGTATTCCAGTGCTCCAACAGTTTTCCTTAGACATCAAGCCTGGGACTAGCATTGGATTGGTCGGTACATCAGGGTGCGGGAAATCAACAGTGATTGCTTTGATCCAACGCTTCTATGACGTGGAAAAGGGATGTGTGAAAATAGACGGTGTAGATTTGAGAGAAATAGATATAAAATGGTATAGGAAACATACTGCACTAGTGAGCCAAGAGCCAGTTGTTTATTCCGGAAGTATCCGAGAGAATATTTTGCTTGGACGGCCCGAAGCGGCTGAGGATGAGGTTATGGAGGCTGCTAAAGCCGCCAATGCACATGATTTCATCTC GGCAATGGAGGATGGATATGAAACGGAGTGTGGAGAAAGAGGAGTGCAACTTTCAGGTGGTCAAAAGCAGAGGCTAGCTATCGCTAGAGCTTTTCTTAGAAACCCAGTGATACTTCTACTTGACGAGGTTACGAGTTCCCTAGACTCTGACTCAGAGCAGGCTGTTCAGGAGGCTCTGGCTAGGATCATGGCTAGCCGGAAGATGACAACTGTAGTTGTGGCTCACCGCCTCAACACCCTGAAGAAACTGGACCGCATTGCGGTAATAGCAGATGGAACCGTAGTGGAGACAGGGAGCTACGACCGCTTGAAGAACATGGGAGGCCAGTTCTCTAGACTTCTTCATGCTCATGATCTCAAATCTTGA